The DNA window attagtTATTATTCCATGACAACTGTTCTCATTCTTAatcaagaaaggaatgttttttattactttatggtattcaaagaaatgtataaaaaatgctccaaactgatgtacattgagagacagtctTCAGActccggttctgtaactgctctcccaggcgtaatgtttaattaaacaacctgttcctgttttgccaaatgactcttgtcttctttttttaaagttaaattctcatttgagcaacacTGAAGCCAAGGTGGGGGACAGACAAACAAACAAGAAAcaaaccttcttgccagggtgcctgctgcccGAAAGAAATGTAGAAGTGTGAAACTAACTAATCTACaaatgtatacagggagtgcagaattattaggcaagttgtatttttgaggattaattttattattgaacaacaaccatgttctcaatgaacccaaaaaactcattaatatcaaagctgaatatttttggaagtagtttttagtttgtttttagttttagctatgttagggggatatctgtgtgtgcaggtgactatcactgtgcataattattaggcaacttcacaaaaaaaaatatatacccatttcaattatttattattaccagtgaaaccaatataacatctcaacattcacaaatataaatttctgacattcaaaaacaaaacaaaaacaaatcagtgaccaatatagccacctttctttgcaaggacactcaaaagcctgccatccatggattctgtcagtgttttgatctgttcaccatcaacattgcgtgcagcaacaaccacagcctcccagacactgttcagagaggtgtactgttttccctccttgtaaatctcacatttgatgatggaccacaggttctcaatggggttcagatcaggtgaacaaggaggccatgtcattagatttccttcttttataccctttcttgccagccacgctgtggagtatttggacgcgtgtgatggagcattgtcctgcatgaaaatcatgtttttcttgaaggatgcagacttcttcctgtaccactgcttgaagaaggtgtcttccaggaactggcagtaggactgggagttgagcttgactccatcctcaacccgaaaaggccccacaagctcatctttgatgataccagcccaaaccagtactccacctccaccttgctggcgtctgagtcggactggagctctctgccctttaccaatccagccacaggcccatccatctggcccatcaagactcactctcatttcatcagtccataaaaccttagaaaaatcagtcttgagatatttcttggcccagtcttgacgtttcagcttgtgtgtcttgttcagtggtggtcgtctttcagcctttcttaccttggccatgtctctgagtattgcacaccttgtgcttttgggcactccagtgatgttgcagctctgaaatatggccaaactggtggcaagtggcatcgtggcagcggcacgcttgacttttctcagttcatgggcagttattttgcgccttggtttttccacacgcttcttgcgaccctgttgactattttgaatgaaacgcttgattgttcgatgatcacgcttcagaagctttgcaattttaagagtgctgcattcctctgcaagatatctcactatttttgacttttctgagcctgtcaagtccttcttttgacccattttgccaaaggaaaggaagttccctaataattatgcacacctgatatagggtgttgatgtcattagaccacaccccttctcattacagagatgcacatcacctgatatgcttaattggtagtaggctttcgagcctatacagcttggagtaagacaacatgcataaagaggatgatgtggtcaaaatactcatttgcctaataattctgcactccctgtatgctccTTGGAAGATAGTATTGGCTTCAATTGATTGAACTCACTTGAAGGATCCTGATTACAAAGATGTACACTTTGGATgggtattataagggtgttaccAGCGGAGCTGTGGAGTTTGAGCTTTTAATTGAGttacaaaaaatgtttgcactaagtGCAGTCTgcatattactaaaatctatattttatacCTTAAACTTAAATTGTTTTGTGCATTTTGTGGAAGTTTGTATCATAGTGTGTgcaatgcaagtttaaaacttaaaaataatgacttacatattcacattgCTTTCTGTTACAGGCTGAACTTTGTAACCCTAAAAATATATGtcaccactgcaccaaccaggattcagttctgcGGCTCTCTGATGACACACATAGACATCTGCAGTGATCGAATTAGCAACCACAGCAAAGCATAAAATAGTTAACTTTCCACTGATTAATTTACCTTGCTTTTaggtttttaatttaaaatgcagTTAGTTCAAAATGCAGTTAAAGTCAAAAggccaacaaaatagttacagGATAGTTTTTCCTTTTTAGCCACATATTTGACCCCACGCTCACCGATCCTTCCCACtttgcactcaggatcacagttcccatgtGTTGTTAGTGCACTTAAGCAGCTAATTACAGGCGACTAGAGACATCACAAGTCTTCGGCAGTCAAGAAATTAGAGCTATGGATATGTATAGAGGTGAGCGAGCCACTGAAAGATCATCCAGGCTCAAGCCTGAACCCTggttctggctcagctcgagggtctgttggaacctcgagcccataacgagCCAAGCTTTTATGTGGCTTCTATATGCTGGATGTGGCATTAagtccagagctgccaactttgaatcTAGTGAACTGGTTCGAGTCTTGTCCgcacaacattctgtgattctgggcaaatcgcttaatttGCCCATTCCTATGAACAATGACGTTGTGTAATGTAGCGGGTGCTTATGTAAAGCAGGTGAAATACCTTTGGGCCGAGTTTGTGCTGTATAAAAACTGCTGAAAGGtgcacaaagaaataaaaaagaaagccttaacataaggaagGTTACTCTTTATTATTTCAAcattgttgttttgcatttttgaatAAAAGAAACATGACACACAGCACAGTTTCGTCTGAAGTATCACTAAATGTTACAATATGGGTGGCAAAGCTCCAGTACGCCCCCTGTAGACGACATCCACCATCACATGTCTCCACCACAAATCACGTTACTCTTTAATAATCTGGGCCAGCACACGGTTTACATGCCAATTGTCTTGCCTTTTAGTTGCCTAGAGGTTCATCTTTAAAAATGATCACTTTTCATAAAGTACTTACTAGTGCCGTGCTAAAATGTGACAATGTGAAAGTTTCCACATgcgaaagattttttttaattttgaagagacgttATATTTTACGTGATGATTGATCTATaaaatgcatagaaaacactcggCTCCTGCAAGAGCCGAGCCTGACCCTAGGCAATGATCTCCCAGTTAATTTGTTGCCTCAGCCACCTCTACTTTTATGCAGGGATTGCAGGCTTCCATGTATTTTGTAGAAACTCGCGGGTGCCAATCCCTTCTTTAATATACAAATTCTATCTTCTGCCAGATTTGAGATTTTTCAGAGTCCTTAAGACCTGCACAGAAAAAACGTTTTTTACTGCGAGGGGGGTGAATGAGCTTCTCAAGCCTATCGTCATATTTAACAACTGGCCTGATACTGTTCTGTACCCATCCGGGGTGAAGAAGGACAAAACTTGCTGAAGTTTGTGAAAGAGCTATCTCGCCATTGGTGTCCCGACACAATTACACTTGGCCCAATCAGAGGGCACAAGAAGTAAGTGCCGTTGCCATGGCCGAAGGCGTCAGTGCTTACGCCCCTAGCAACCAAAACAAGCTGTATACACTGCGGTGAGAACCAGAGTATCGCACTGAGCCCAGGACCGGGAGCACGGCAGAGCTTGCAGCTGGATGCCAAGGGGGTGAGGGCACGGCAGAGCTGGGAGTCCCAAGCTGCCTGACCAGGACCCCGCCGGGGTTCGAGGTGTAGTGTCGGTGCTGCAAGGATTTGGCCTGCATGTCAGCGTGGCACAGCTGGGTTCATGGGCCGGTCCCAGGCAACGAATAAACTTATTGAATAGTACGACAGACGTGGGGGCCGGCATAGAGACCTCTTGGCATCTCCCGAACGGACATCAAAGAACCAAGGCTTCAGATGGGCAGGAAGTCTCTGGACTGCAGTGCTAGAATTTTATATTTTTTCAGTGGATCATTAAAACAGATGCAAGCCGGGCTGCCATGGATCAGCAATCGATAGGGACATTTTGGGATATTTGAGGACTGGCCGTTTTGATGACAGATCTTGGCAGTTctgaggattatttttttttttcgatCAACAATATTGCCACTTTTTACAAGGTGGTACTACCGCTAGGACTTTAACGAGCCGTGGCACGTCGGACGGCACAACACTGGCACTTCTCAGGATTGTCGTATTTGTAATCAGACAACATTGGCACGCAGCACAAAGGTGGTATTTTTGTCAGACCTCGACCAGTACTTTTCAGTACTGAGGTCATTTTAAGCAGTGCCTCTCAGCAGCAACAGTTGTGTTTTTAAAGGAGTATACTCCCCAGTCTGTTGCATATTTGGAGAGTAATGGCCCTTCTCAGCAGGTCGGTGGTTCTAAAAGAACTATAGCAGCACTTCATCTATCTCCCAAGAGACGTTATTTTTTTATAAACTTAATAGACTCTGTTTGGGGCTCATCGTTGGAAGGCAGACCCTGTAAAGTGGCGAGTGCCTCCACTTCTTGCCCCCCACAAACCCACACAAGCACTGTGAAGGCCCTGAAACAATCTCCCAGTTATGGGGGACATGGGCGACCTAAAGGGCACCTTACAGAAACTCCACAGCTTGACGCTGGATGACAAGACTGAGAATGCAATGCTTCGGTCCCGCATTGACGAGCAGTCGCAGCTCATATGCGCATTGAAGCGGCGGGCTGATGAGACGCTACTGCGCTGCCAGGCACTAGAGGCCATTAACACAGAGCTAGAGGCGTCGCAGGAGGATGCTGCAGGGCAGCTAAAGCTGGAAGGCCGTAGGGCGGAGCTACTTGAGCGCCGCTTTACAGAGCTGGCCTCTAATCACCAACATATGATCCGGTTCAAAGATGAGTATAAGGCCCAGAACGAGGAACTGCGTCAGGAGAATACAAAGTTGCGACAGGAGAACAAGGCCCTCTTCAGTGATGCTCTACAAGAGAAGGATGATAAGATACACGAGCTGGGGAAAGAAGTAGACCGCTTGGTTAAGGAGTTGGCTTTACTGAAGAAGGAGTTATCAGACAAAATGGCCGACCTGCAGACCCGAGAAGAAGACTTTCTagaaaaacagagacaaaaagagCTCTCCCACTCTCAAGAACTGCAAGCCGTGAATGTCGAATTGCAGCGTGCACTACAGGAAAGCCAGCAAGCTAAGGCACATTTGAGGAGTGTTGAGAAAGCGTTCAGCTCTGCAGAAGGACAGCTGGAGGCACTAAATGCCGAGAAACAGGAGCTGCTCCAGCTCTCAACGCAGAGGGGCAAGGTAATCCAGGAGAAACAGCGGGAGTTGGCGCAACTGGAGGAGCAGCTTCGTGCAGCAGAGCAGGGCCGACGTGGTGCCGAAGAGCGCTACCATCGAGGGTTGGCAGAGCTGGACGCCAATCTGAAAGTGCAGACTCTGAGAACACAGCTGGCCGAATCAGAAGAGCATCTGCAGAGCCTTCAGAAGGAGTTTGAGGCATTCAAAAAACACAGTGCTGACCTGCTGGCCAAAGAGCGGGAGCTGAATGCCAAGCTCCGACATCTCATTGGATGAAGCCCAGGAAGCAGGAGCAGAAAAATACAGCAAAGGAATTGATGTGTGAATGAATTGCAAACCGAAAGTATCACGTGACTGGTGGAACACAGAAAGTGGCGCCTAAATGAGTGAATCACAGAAAGTGGCATCTCAGGGGACGAGGCCTGGATAGCAAACATGCTGTGCACTGAATCTAGGTGACAGTGTTTCCCGTCATGTGACATCAGCCATGCGAAACTGTAAACATATTTTATCTCTAGTGACAGCTGGGAAAGAAGATTCAGGAGCTAATAAGGTTAGATTAAAATGATATTGTAGAACATGGCCTGTCTTTACTTCATTGCACCAGACACAATTCCATACATGAAATGCATTCAAGGTGTCGGAGTGAGCTCAACTCACCCTGCATTCTTAGTTACAGAATCCGGTACGTCAGCATTCTAAGTGATAGAACCCAACACACACTGGCATTCAGACATACACTATCCAGAAAATGACAGCTCCCAGGGCTACACAGTTGCTGCCTGTCACAAGCCAAAGCCTTACAGAGCAAACAAATACAAACCCCAAAACAATGGTGTTCCCAGAACACATGCTAACGTTCCCACATAGAGATTCCAAATCACACTTGTGCCCCTGTCTCAGACCCAAGGCACGTTGTCAGTTCCAGTGACATAAATCAACAGAAAGCGATATTACCTGCTACTGAACacacagcaagcatttcaggcagGATAACTCGACACTCCGAACCTCAGACCCCAGTACAGTGCCACTCCCAGCCACAAAACCAATCAGACCACTGTAATACTAAATAAGGCCTGGTTCGTGGTGTCAAACAGAAGGACGTGTTGCAGTGATGGTGCTCAGTGCTCATTACGGTAGCCCTAGAGACCTTGCTTGTTATGTGGCTGACTCAAATTGAGCTATTCAGCTTTTAATAAGCATCTGACTTTACATTTTTTCCGGTTTCATTATGGCATTCCATTTTTGCTCCTTTAGTCAATTCCACTTCACTTATGCCCTCCTGCCTAGAGCTGAAGATTCTCTTCCTGTGCGCAACCTTTTAGTGGTTTGCATCCAGTGGTGCTTAGGATATGGTACACTTTCGCCCACTTCCTAGTTGGCAATATTCTATAACGAAGAATAGGTAGGAATTTTTAAACCTCTAAACAAATATTTAGAATAAATTGACTTCCCCAGAAAAGACAGCACACTAATAATTACATCTACCCAGCGGCCCATACCATTATTCTGTGTTCCAGGTACTGATAAGAGGTGTTAATTGTCACTCAAGTCAATGATATCCAATTTATCAACCTCAAAAGGTGAAAGGCTGAACACTCACCCTAACACTGCTATCCAAATCTGTGACTTTCCGGTTACTCACAGATCTTTACAATGGATACATTATTCTCCTGAGCTATCTTACAGGAGCACTGATGACATTACCAGAAATTACATCACGCAACGTGGGACTTATCGAAGGTAATCGTCTTCTGGGTTCTCACTGGATTTTGGATAATGAAATAAATAAGTGAGCTCTCACCAATGTTTGCCTCCGTGGACCTCAGTAACACATCTTTTATTATCAAACATACCATTGTAAGGTAGTGTCATCTAGTTACTCGTGCAGCATTTGCGAGGCCTTCAAAGTTACTAATTTACTTCCAGATCAGGCGTGTACTGTGAAACTGTGGCTTCTCCAAAAGCAGGAGGCTGATTCAGATGAACCTGTGAACTACAGTCCTAGAGTTCTCTATTTTATAAAGGCCTCTGCTAGCTCCGTGCCACAGTAGTGCTATACAGAAATGTCCTTTTTCAGCTAACAATCATGTCTTTGATCTGTAATTTCACTTTTCTCATAGATATTAGCATACAGCTCTCAGCATGTGTAGTAACGTTGGTGAAATAAACACATCTAACTGAAAGTCACTTTCATGGCATGGGCCAAATGATAGCTGGCCCCATGTAATGAGTGACAGCTACAACCAAACCTGGCTGCTGTGTTTAGGCAACAATAATCGCATGCTGGGCCATTTAGGCCCCTTCATCCCATGGGAAAGCCTAACGTCTTCAAGTCCTTTTCTGCAGGGTGCTATTGGATAAAAGCCAGTCCTGGATGAAGTTGTTACAAATGACAGGTGGCCATTTGATAGCTATATAATCAAGGTATGCGTTTTCCATTCTGTCCCATTACAAAGAGGAGGCTTTGTGCTGTGTTAAAATTTATGAGGCTGTTAAATTCTGCAGAACTTCTCCAAAGCGAGTTATCACTCTGCTACACTCTTGAGAGGAGTACTTGGCCAATGTGAAAGAGAGATTAGGGTGAATTGGCAGATTTCATCCGATTATGAAAAAAAGCAATAGCGTCGTTTGAGGTTTGCCATTGGCACCTCAATGTGTCTACATTTGACCCCTCCTGGACAGGCTGGGGTTGTGATTTGAACAATCTGACTAACTCGAAGATCTCCAGTTGCCTCATTCAATCCTGTTTAGCTCTTTGCATATTGGGACTTAACATTGGAACCAGCTATTGCTACAGGTACCAGTATAAAATAGCACAGCCAAGATGACAATTGGTTCTCAAGCATAAGATGGAACAAATTCACAACTTCACGAACTAACCTCCTAAATGTAACACTCTTCCAGGTTTTCTACTGTTAGTAGCGGCTTGTGTGCTCCTGTCATTAGTCACTGCTATAAGCATGCTGATGCCTATAaaagtgtttacattttttttttccatggCTTGTCATGAATGAAAGCAGTTTTTGTCTTGAGGGTGTTCAGTTTTAGGTAGAATTTGAACATCCATTTTTGGAACATAAGAAGACAGTCCCTGGGATGAGCGATTTCTTAGCCAACTGATACTTTCAGATAGAGTTGTGTGTCATTGTCCTGCTGGTAGAGTCTAATTATCATATTAGCCAGAAGGTCTCCCAGCTATCCCAAATACAGGTTGAAGGTCACCGAAGAAATGGTGTGCCTTGGGGTAACAGGACAGGAGATTGGAATGGGTTTGATTCTGAAGGAACTCAGCTAGATCATCTGGGCTCTGTTCACCAGGTACAGCTTAAACCATTATGTACTGCGCTTATTTGGGATGTGAGGGTGTCAAGGAGGGACCAATGattgacagtgttgaaggctgagaGGGGTCAAGCAGGCATAAATGGTCACTAAAATAATCAATCAGTCATTATTTTGTAGAGTGCAACATAACCCAGAGGAGTATCCAGGCTATGTGGGACGATGTTTCGTACTGGCGGCCTCTCGTTAAAAAAAGCCAGGTGTTTAGCTTCTTCGTGAAATCAGGGAGGATGTGAGTGGTtcgcaggtggagggggaggttgttccatgtctcaACAGCGATGTAGGAGGAGTGTCCTCCGCAGCGGCTTTGGCTGACTTGTGGGATGTGCGCGAGGGCTAGGGAGGCTGGCCGGAGTTCTCTGGTGGGTTGATGgagtcaggcggtggttgatgtgtTTGGGTCTGATATTGTGGAGAGTCTTGACACGGAGGGTCAGAATCTTGAAATTGCATCTCTTTTGCAGGGGCAGCCAGAGTAGGCTTCTGAAGTGCGGGGTGACATTTGTGCATCTGGCGAGGTCTAGGATGATTCTTGTAGCGACGTTCTGTATAGTTTGGAGGCAGTTGAAGATTTGGTTGGTGACTCCGACATAGAGTGAGTTGCCGTAGGTTAGTCTCctgatgatgagggcctgggtcaccgtccgAATAGTATCTACTGGGATCTATCTGAAAATCTTTTGTAGCATGCGGATGCGGAAGAAGCAGGAGGCGGCCAATGTGTTTATCTGAGTTTTGGAGGTGAATCCGCTGTCGATGAGGCCAAGGTTACTGATGTGGTCTGGTGGGGTCAGGGCTTGCCCAAGCATGATAGACCACCAAGTGTCATCCCAGggtgatgtgttgttttttaaaatgatcacttccgtcttttctgtgttcagtttcaagcagttggatctcatccactCTGCGATGTTGGAAATTACATTGCTGAAATTGGTTCTCGGGGAGGCATGATCATCTGAGAGTGAGCGGATGAGTTGCATGTCGTCAACgtatatgatgttgagtccatgtttGCGTATGATGTCTGCAAATGGTGTCATGTGGGTGTTGAAAAGGATGGGGCTGAGAAAGGACCCCTGGGGAgtgctgcagatgatgttcttgggttcaggggtAAAGGGAggtaggtagactctttgggtgcatcctgtgaggaaggcaTGGATCTACTTGAGGGCGTTGCTCTGGATTTCAAGGTGGTGGAGTCTAGTGATGAggttgtggtgggatacagtgccaAAACCCGCTGAGAGGTTGAGGAAGATTAGGGCTACTTTTTCTCTATGGTCAagtagggctctgatgtcgtctgttgcagcgatcagggcagtctcagtgctatggttggcTCAGAAACCtgcttgggaggtgtccagtagacTATGTTCTTCTAGGTGTTCggagagctgttggttgatggctcttTCTAGGACTTTGGTGAGGAACGGTAGCAGTGAGATCGGTCAGTATTTTTTGAGTTTGCTGAGGTCGGCGGATGTTTTTTTCAGGAGCGGTTttacctctgcatgtttccatgcCTTTGGAATGAGGGCTGTCGTGATAGAGGctttgaggatgggggtgagggaacTACTGATCTCTCTCtgtccaaggttgaagatgtattGGGGGCACAGGTCGTTGGGTGATCCGACGTGGGTTGCACTCATGTAGGCCGATGTCTCCTGAGTTGTTAGCGGCTTCCTGTAAGTGATCAggtggctgtgagtggtgtctgctggtgtcagAAGGTGGTTGATTCTggtggttttgggagggggggatTTGCTGTAGGTGGCAGCTATTTTGTCATGGGAGTAGTCTGCCAGAGAGTCGTAGAGGTCTTGGGAGACTTGGATTGTGTTCTCCATGGATGTCAGGCAACAAGAGAACTCTCTCccaatgctgaaaagttccttggacCGGTTGGTGCTCTTCTTGATCAGGGTGTCCTTTTTTGCTTCCCTGAGGTGATGGTAGTTGTTGAGTACCTTTTTTTTTAAGGTGGGGCGGTCTGATACGTTCTTGCAAGTGCGCCATTGTCTTTCTAGTTGTTTTAATTCTCGCTATAGTGGACAGAGTTCTGGTGTGAACTAGCTGGCAGGGTTTCTGGATCTTCTTGTGTTGCAGTTTTTTTGTGGGTGCAATTTTTTCGGTGCAGTTGTGGATCAAGGCATCTTGTTCGGTGTTGCTGGTGGGGTTGGGTCTATTAGTGTTGAGGGCGGTGGTCCATTGGGTCTCGGTGATTTCTCCCCATTTGCGGTGAGGGAGAGTGGGTGCTGAGGAGGAGGGTTCGTGAGTACTTGCCATGGTGAAATGTACGATGTGGTGGTCGGTCCATGTTAGCTCCATAGTGTGAGAGAATTTAATGCTGTTGCtgcaggtgaagatggggtccagtgtgtgacctGCATTGTGCGTGGGGCTGGTGACCAGTTGCTGGAGTCTGATGTTGTTGAGGTTGTCCAGGACGTTGGTGGAGTTTCCGTCGTCCAGGTTGttgaagtggaaattgaggtctcccaggaggatgtagtgtcTGGAGTCAATAGCCAAGGGGGAGATGAAATCGGTGATCATTTTGCAGAAGGCGGGGGCTTACGGGTCTGTACGAGACAGTTTCTCTGATGGTGGTTTGGGCGTCAGTTCATATTCGGAAATTTAGGTGTTCGGTGATGGAGGACGGATCGTCCACCGTGGTGGTGCATTAGAGGCTGTCCCTGTAGATGATGGTGATACCTCCTCCGTGTTTGTTGTGTCAGTCTCTGTGGATACATGTGTAGCCTTGGGAGGTTGTGCAggtgatgtctggagctgatgcagGGGTGAGCAAAGTTTCTGTGATGAACATCAGGTCAGGTTGGAGTGTGGttaatgtgtcccagacttccgtCACATGTTTGCTTAGGGATCTTACTTTGAGAACAAGGCAGTGAAGCTGTTTTTCGTGATGGGTGGTCGGCTTTGTAGTCTTAATGCTGCCGATGAAGCAGCATTGGAGGCTGGCAAAATGTCCTACTATGGTCCGGGAGTTGCGCTGCAGCAGTTGTTGCCTTGATTCCTAGGGTCTAGGTCCGGCAGTTCAGATGCTGAGTAACAGCAGGTAGTGGGAGagacagggttcctggtgctgggtgcgatCCAGCCGCGGACGGCCGCAGAAGGGCTTACCTTTGACGTGCCTCCGGCCTCCATTAAGTAAGTCCTGGTGtaggaggggtggtgggtggtggtgggcGGAGCTGGCAGCAGGCAGGTGAGGAAAAAAAGAGCAGGAAGCAGCAGAGGGAGAGCGTATGGGCGACAAGCACGGCCCAAAGAGCACCAAGGAGAACAAGGTcagcacaaaagaaaaaataaggaaaacagCAGTGCAGGCAGAAAGAGACAGGAACAAAGCCCACACAAGTAGTGACACAAACAGATGGACAGGAGAGCGGGACAGGAACAGAGCTCAGAGCACAAAGTCAATAAAGCAGCAGGAGGGGAACGAAGCGGCAAAGGCAAAACAACAGCGCAGCAGTGACAGGGATGCTGAGGTAGTGCTCCAGAAGGGAGCTGTGGTGCTGAGTCCAGGGCTCTGGATTGGAGGCAACCAGATGGTGAGGGGGTAGCAGGCCTCAGGACCCTCTCCTCATAGTTCTGTATGGCATGATTGGtgacttggttggttgctgtctCAGTACTGCACAGTGGGTTTTACTGAGACTAAGTTAAGGTTGTTGCATTTGAATTCCAGACGGATGATTGTGATGTGCAAATTCATCAGCGTTCAGCTTAGATTTCTTCAGGAAATAGAAGACAAGACATGTCTTGATGGCTGCCAGGGCTAAACTTTAGGAGAGGGAGGCACTGACAATATTAACTAAAGGCATTAGGGCTTTACCCAAGATTTCCTTCCCTATAGAATGCGAGGTGACATTC is part of the Pleurodeles waltl isolate 20211129_DDA chromosome 4_2, aPleWal1.hap1.20221129, whole genome shotgun sequence genome and encodes:
- the CCDC89 gene encoding coiled-coil domain-containing protein 89, which codes for MGDMGDLKGTLQKLHSLTLDDKTENAMLRSRIDEQSQLICALKRRADETLLRCQALEAINTELEASQEDAAGQLKLEGRRAELLERRFTELASNHQHMIRFKDEYKAQNEELRQENTKLRQENKALFSDALQEKDDKIHELGKEVDRLVKELALLKKELSDKMADLQTREEDFLEKQRQKELSHSQELQAVNVELQRALQESQQAKAHLRSVEKAFSSAEGQLEALNAEKQELLQLSTQRGKVIQEKQRELAQLEEQLRAAEQGRRGAEERYHRGLAELDANLKVQTLRTQLAESEEHLQSLQKEFEAFKKHSADLLAKERELNAKLRHLIG